The following is a genomic window from Planctomycetota bacterium.
GACGCGGCCGGCGTGCCGGCGCCGGACGACATGCAGGGCCGCAGCCTCGTCCCGCTTCTCAGGGGCGAGACGCCGGCCGACTGGCGCAAGACGCATTACTACCACTACTATGAGGGGGGAGGGCACGGCGTTCGCCGTCACTACGGCGTGTGCGACGGGCGCTACAAACTCATCCACTTCTACGAACTTGGCGTCGACGAGTGGGAACTCGTGGACCTGAAAGCCAACCCCGGCGAGAACAAAAACTTCTACAACGACCCGAAGTACGCCGACGTACGCCGACGCCTGCACGCCGAACTGGTGCGCCTCCAGCAGGTGTACAACGTGCCGCCGAATGACCCGGACGGCAAACCGCACGCTCCCCAGCCGAAGGTGCTGTAGACCCGCGGCGGTAAGCCGGAGTTTTGCGCGGTGGATCTCCGAACCCACCGCGTGCTGCCCGCCGAGCCGGCGCCGTCCACGGGGCTTTTCGGGCGTCGAGTTGATGTGGTCGTGCGATGGGTACCGGGAGACCAACCCATGTTTCTCGACCATCCGTCCCTTGAACCTATCCGGGCGCTGATGCTCGACCCGGAAGTGACCGAGATCATGATCAACGGTCCCGGGCAGGTGTATGCCGAGCGTCACGGCGTGATGGAACCTGAGCCCATCCAGTTCCGCGACGACCCGCAGTTGGACCACCTGATCGGCGCCTTGCTCCAGTCGAGCGGGCGGTCCGTCTCGCCGTCGGCGCCCTACGTGGATTTTCGGCTGCCCGACGGGTCTCGCGGCAACGTCATCGTCCCGCCGCTCGCCCTCGACGGGCCCGCGGTGACCATCCGGAAGTTTACGCAGCAACTGACGAAGGTGACAGACCTCATTCGCGTGGGGACGCTCTCGCGGCGGATGGCCCACCTCCTGGGAGCGGCCGTCAAGGGGCGAGCCAACATCCTCTTCTCCGGCGCCACCGGCACGGGCAAGACCACGACCCTGGCGATCCTCAGCCGCTACATCCCCGAGACTGAGAGAATTATCACCATCGAAGACACGGCCGAACTTCAGTTGCAGCAGAAACACGTGGTGCGGCTGGAGTGCCGGCGCCCCAACGTCGAGGGCAAAGGCGCCGTCAGCATGGCCGAACTGTTCCGCAACAGTCTGCGGATGCGGCCGACGCGAATCATCGTCGGCGAAATTCGCGGCGATGAGGCCGTCGAAATGCTCCAGGCCATCTCCAGCGGGCACGAAGGGTGCCTGGCCGTCCTCCATGCCAGTTCGCCCCTCGACGCCGTGGCACGCCTCGAGATGATGGTGCTGGCGCGCGGCCTGATGTTGCCGCTCTGGGCCATCCACAGGCAGATCGTCTCCGCGATCGACCTGGTCGTGCAGCACGAGTTCCTGTCGGACGGGGCGCGCAAGATCACACGCATTTCGGAGTGCGCCGGCGTCGAGGGGGACGCCATCGTCCTCCGCGACCTGTTCGCCTATCGGCGCCGCGGCGCGGATGAAGCCGGCCACGAAAAGGGCGAGTGGGTTTCGAGCGGCGTAAAGCCCCGGTTCCTCGCGAAACTCGAGAAGGCCGGTTTGACCATCCCCGCCGACGTGTACGCCGAGGGGACCGACTGAGCGCTCCAGTCGCTAGTAGTGCGTCAACCT
Proteins encoded in this region:
- a CDS encoding ATPase, T2SS/T4P/T4SS family — its product is MFLDHPSLEPIRALMLDPEVTEIMINGPGQVYAERHGVMEPEPIQFRDDPQLDHLIGALLQSSGRSVSPSAPYVDFRLPDGSRGNVIVPPLALDGPAVTIRKFTQQLTKVTDLIRVGTLSRRMAHLLGAAVKGRANILFSGATGTGKTTTLAILSRYIPETERIITIEDTAELQLQQKHVVRLECRRPNVEGKGAVSMAELFRNSLRMRPTRIIVGEIRGDEAVEMLQAISSGHEGCLAVLHASSPLDAVARLEMMVLARGLMLPLWAIHRQIVSAIDLVVQHEFLSDGARKITRISECAGVEGDAIVLRDLFAYRRRGADEAGHEKGEWVSSGVKPRFLAKLEKAGLTIPADVYAEGTD